The following is a genomic window from Methanobacterium aggregans.
AATAGCAGTATCTAAATCTAATATAAATCGTAATACCACAACAGTATCTTTACCAATAATATTATAAATTGATTTAAGAGGTATTTATTTTGATTGTGATTTTCAGTAGCCCCTCAACCACCTCAGTGTAAGTTTCAACGTCATCGTTCTCCTTGGACATCTGCGTTAATCTGTAAAATATGTTGTTAAGGGAGATGGTGTTGAACGTTCCCATCTTGTTTTCGGGTTTTGAGGATATGAGGAGTATGGTGACTGTGCTGTCATCTATGGAAACGTTGTAGTTTACAGCGTTTATGTATATTGCATCTGAAACTCTAAGAAGAAGCTTTATATGTTTTATAGGAAGCCCACTTTTACTTATAATATCCTTTATCCTATCATTTTCTCGGCACTGTTCCACACTAATATCCATCTCATCACCTCTCAAACAAATTTCATTGAAAACTAATATATCCCACAACACAGATAAGTTTAACAAATGAAGGACCTAAACCGTGCAGACAGACTGGTGAAAAAACAGGTACTTAGCCTCAACAGGCACATCCCCAAACAGAGAAAAACCCTTGAATAACTCCTTAAAGAGGACAGGCCCCATGTTGTGGGTTCAGATGGTACAAGGCACAGATTCAAAGCTTCTGAACTTCAAAAGATTGCAGATATAGTTCCTGAATCAGAACACCATCTTCTGAAACTCCCAATATACGTTGAGATAGAATCTGTTACCTCTGGAGCCAGAATAACTGGAAACATTGAAACAAAGGTAGTCTGCAGCATACTGAACATGGAAGGATGTTCAAAGGAAATTTTCATTTACAGACCGGATATAAAGACTTTGCGAGCCAAATTTCCAACTACAACCCAGTACATATTTTTAGTGAGGTGAAAAATTGACCCCAGACCCATTCGAAGAACTGATCAAGGACCCTGACAAACGTGCCAAGGCCTACGTATACATGACAATAGCATTCATAATCTCAACCTTCATGATAGCCATTGGAACCATAATATTTATTTTACATGTTATTGGAATAATTTAATCCTTTTTTATAATTTTTAATTAAAAAATCGAATTTTTCTAGAAAAAATAATTGTTGAACCTAATTGTTACGTTACAATGATTATTTTTATAGAAAGTATGATCATCTAAGTTAAGTTTAAGCTGTGCTAACTCGATTTATTGATAAACAGAGGATCTTTAAATGTTTTTTTGTGGATCCATGAAAAGGTTTATATGATATTTGAAACCATCATTATAAAGTTTGAAAATTTATAAATATATACGCAGTTATATCATGTTTAAAGGATTTTAGAGGGACTATAATCAAATAAAAATTATGAGAGGTGTTTAATTGTATGTGGTAATCATGGGAGGGGGTAGGGTGGGTTTAAAGCTTGCTTCATCCTTATCTAAGGAAGGACAGGACATCACACTCATAGAAAGTGATTCTAAAATATGCAGTGATGCTGCTGCTGATATCGATGCCCTGGTCATCTGCGGTAACGGTACCAGTGTTAAGACCCTTGAAGAAGCCAACATCAAAGATGCGGATATATTCGTTGCTGCAACAGGGAACGATGAATCAAACCTTCTGGCATGCATACTGGTGAAGGATCATGGCCTCAAAAAGATCATCGCCAGGGTCAGTGATCCAGCACATGAAAATATCTTCAGGAAGGTGGGGGTTGATTCTGTTGTAAGTCCTGAGCTTACAGCTGCAAGTTACCTTGAAAAATTGATCATACGCCCAAAAATTGCAGATCTAGTTATTCTCGGTAAGGGTAATGCAGAACTACTGGATATTCCAGTGGAAAATCCCAAGGTCATTGGTAAAAGTATTGGAGAACTGAGTCCAAAGGAAAACTACATCATATGTGCCATCTACAAACATGGGGATCGGGAGATTACAATACCTCAACCAGATATGGTTCTGGAAGCAGGTTACAAAGTTTCAATTTTAATAAAAACAAAATTCATAAAAAAAGTTGTTAAAATGTTTATTGAATAACGAGTTCCTAAATAAAGATGTTCAGTTGAAAGGGGGCTTTAAATTTGTACGCCATAAACAAGTTAAAAAAAGATGAAACATACTCCATACTCCATTACACAGGCTACATATGCATATTATTAGGACTTTTAATGTTAGTACCTGTTTCAGTGGCTTTGATATACCACGAATATCATTATATCCTGCCTTTCATTTATTCTGCAGTTATAAGTGTTGTTTTTGGGTTTCTACTCTACCACTCTTTCAGGAATACCAATGAAATCTCACTTAAAAGTGCAATGATATTTGCAACTCTCATATGGCTTGTTGGTAGTGCCCTTGCAGCGTTACCATTCTACTTTTCAGGAGATTTATCTTATATAAACAGTTACTTTGAGGCAATGTCTGGTATTACAACAACGGGTTTCACCATGTACACCAACCTGGATGTTGTTACCCATACAA
Proteins encoded in this region:
- a CDS encoding potassium channel family protein, which produces MYVVIMGGGRVGLKLASSLSKEGQDITLIESDSKICSDAAADIDALVICGNGTSVKTLEEANIKDADIFVAATGNDESNLLACILVKDHGLKKIIARVSDPAHENIFRKVGVDSVVSPELTAASYLEKLIIRPKIADLVILGKGNAELLDIPVENPKVIGKSIGELSPKENYIICAIYKHGDREITIPQPDMVLEAGYKVSILIKTKFIKKVVKMFIE